The following are from one region of the Betta splendens chromosome 15, fBetSpl5.4, whole genome shotgun sequence genome:
- the psme4a gene encoding proteasome activator complex subunit 4A isoform X2 → MKKAQSETLGFDPQKDIVYNKLLPYADRLDGESNDILSKIKGNLGRAVQLREIWPGVLFWTRKLSTYMRLYGRKFSKEDHVLFIKLLYELVTIPKLEISMMQGLARLLINLLKKRELLSREDLELPWRPLYELHDRILFSKTEHLGLNWFPNSVESVLKNLVKSCRPYFPESATQEMLDEWRPLLCPFDVTMQRAINYFELFLPTTLPPELHHKGFRLWFDEMICLWVSVQNLPSWEVHLVNLFARLANDNIGYIDWDAYIPKIFTRVLRSLNLPVGTSQMIVPRYVTNAYDISHVVLWVSSLLGGPSKQAQAQLSGLFNSITSFFHPSNHGRWLMKLMKLLQRLPASVVRRLHRERYRKPTWLTPIPDSHKLTEEDITDFVESMMQPVLLAMFSKTGSLDAAQALQNLALMRPELVIPPVLEKTYPALETLTEPHQLTATLSCMIGVARSLVSGGQRFPEGPTHMLPLLMRALPGVDPNDFSKCMITFQFIATFVTLVPLVDCSSALHETTNLTEVEREMCSASAEFEDFVLQFMDRCFALIDSSTLEQTREETETEKMTHLESLVELGLSSTFSTILTQCSLDIFKVALEKVFNFATTNIFETRVAGRMVADMCRAASKCNPAESLKMFVPHCCNSINQIAVNEEVLNEEELDKELLWNLQLLSEVTRVDGDKILPYRSHLVQILQLTLHLKCKQGYTLACNLLHHILRSSALIYPTEYCSVPGGFHKPISDYLPIKDWGRPGDLWNLDIRWHVPSVEETSLAFYLLDLILQPELRRLQRFAQGEQDMSRDDVLQSLTIVQHCLLGAGSLMPPLTGEPIPELVHSMVSLEETLLYTGMDYDESRENYRDAICRVMRQLLHFILEHSEDDTKSLFSIIKIISDLLHFKGSHKHEFDSRWKSFNLVKKSMENRLHGRKQHIRALLIDRVMLQHELRKLTVEGCQYRSIHQELMRDLLRLSTSTYSQVRSKAQNVLFTALGTYNFCCRDLIPHVLEFLNPDNGSVTQQQFKGALYCLLGNHSGVCLANLHDWECITLTWPGIVRSGLSSAMSLEKPSIVRLFDDLADKVHRQYETIGLDFSIPDASCAVAKQLMITGNPYPKEPVPSENDTAEGLKRQELKNTDSVAKYKQLISDLLDCLSNRNLPWKFEHIAIGFLSLLLRDDQQLPAPAVTFFVKSLNHDSLYVRKVAISAVAGVMKQIKRPHKKVPISPSELCELKEQSALVAGDRPDNQWLQYDSSCLPRTEQDWNRCVFVEKTHWGYYCWPRKLMMYAPVDEQPKQNLAREEMTEWEQIIFDHFSDPVFMNQFIEFLSLEDRKGKDKFSPRRFCLFKGLFRNFSDAFLPVLRPHMERLVADSHESKQRCVAEIISGLIRGCKHWSYSKVEILWELLCPLLRTALSNITIETYADWGTCIATACESRDPRKLHWLFEMLMESPVNGEGGSFVDACRLYVLQGGLAQQEWRVSELLHRLLKYLEPKLTQVYKNVRERIGSVLTYIFMIDVNLPYTLPTNSPHISDFTERILVQLRPLTEGDEEIQNHVVEENEVGEQDERTQAIKLLKTVLKWLIASAGRSFSTAVSEQLRFLPLLFKIAPVENDDSYDELKRDAKTCLSLMSQGLLYTEQIPMVLCTLQEIADTSSWHARYTVLTYLQIMVFYNLFTFMSDEKAVNDVRALVIRLLEDEQLEVREMAATTLSGFLQCNFLSMDSPMQSHFEALCKTRLPKKRKRELGSVVDTIPSADLVRRHAGVLGLSACILSSPYDVPTWMPQLLMDLSAHLNDTQPIEMTVKKTLSNFRRTHHDNWQQHKQQFTDDQLLVLTDLLVSPCYYA, encoded by the exons ATGAAAAAGGCGCAGTCCGAGACATTGGGTTTTGATCCGCAAAAAGACATTGTATACAACAAACTGCTGCCGTACGCAGACAGATTAGATGGTGAGTCCAATGACAttttaagtaaaataaaggGAAACTTGGGCCGAGCTGTTCAGCTCAGGGAGATCTGGCCCGGTGTGCTGTTCTGGACCAGGAAACTTTCCAC GTACATGAGGCTATATGGACGCAAGTTCAGCAAAGAAGACCATGTGCTGTTCATCAAGTTGCTCTATGAGCTAGTGACGATCCCCAAACTGGAGATCAGCATGATGCAGGGCCTTGCCCGGCTTCTTATCAATCTACTCAA GAAAAGGGAACTACTGTCAAGGGAGGACCTTGAGTTGCCGTGGAGACCACTGTATGAGCTACATGATAGGATTCTGTTTTCAAAGACGGAGCATCTGGGCCTCAACTGGTTTCCAAA ttCTGTGGAAAGTGTGTTGAAAAATCTTGTGAAAAGCTGCAGGCC ATACTTTCCGGAGTCGGCCACTcaggagatgctggatgagTGGAGACCACTGCTCTGTCCCTTTGATGTCACCATGCAAAGAGCAATTAACTACTTTGAGCTTTTTCTCCCCACAACTCTGCCTCCAGAGCTGCACCACAAGGGATTTAG GTTGTGGTTTGATGAGATGATCTGTTTATGGGTGTCTGTGCAAAATCTTCCAAGTTGGGAAGTA CATCTCGTCAATCTGTTTGCCCGCTTGGCTAATGACAACATTGGTTACATTGACTGGGATGCTTATATTCCAAAG ATTTTTACAAGAGTTTTGAGGAGTTTAAATCTTCCTGTGGGAACCAGTCAGATGATAGTACCACGATATGTCACCAATGCCTACGACATCAGCCATGTGGTGCTCTGGGTCTCATCCCTCCTG GGGGGACCCAGCAAACAAGCCCAAGCACAGCTCAGTGGCCTTTTCAACAGTATTACGTCCTTCTTTCACCCATCAAACCATGGCCGCTGGTTG ATGAAGCtcatgaagctgctgcaacGCCTCCCGGCTAGCgtggtgcggcggctgcaccGCGAGCGCTACAGAAAGCCCACGTGGCTTACACCGATACCAGACAGTCACAAGCTCACAGAGGAGGATATCACAGACTTTGTGGAGAGTATGATGCAGCCGGTTCTGTTGGCCATGTTCAGCAAGACAGGCAGTCTAGATGCAGCCCAGGCCCTGCAAAACCTGGCTCTAATGAGGCCTGAGCTGGTGATTCCTCCTGTGCTGGAGAA AACGTACCCTGCTCTGGAGACGCTAACAGAGCCCCACCAGCTGACCGCGACTCTGAGCTGCATGATTGGAGTAGCACGAAGCCTTGTGTCAGGCGGACAGCGGTTTCCCGAGGGGCCCACTCACATGTTGCCGCTGCTCATGAGGGCTCTGCCAGGAGTCGATCCAAATGACTTCAGCAAGTGCATG ATCACATTCCAATTTATTGCAACATTTGTGACTCTTGTGCCTTTGGTGGACTGTTCGTCTGCTCTACATGAAACAACAAACTTGACAGAG GTGGAACGAGAGATGTGCTCGGCCTCAGCTGAGTTTGAAGACTTTGTGCTTCAGTTCATGGACAG ATGCTTTGCCCTGATAGACAGCAGCACTCTAGAACAAACCCgagaggaaacagaaacagagaaaatgaCTCACTTGGAAAGTCTAGTAGAGCTTGGCCTGTCCTCCACCTTTAGCACTATCCTCACGCAGTGTTCCTTAGACATCTTTAAG GTGGCTTTAGAAAAGGTGTTCAACTTTGCAACAACCAACATCTTTGAGACCCGCGTAGCTGGGAGAATGGTAGCTGACATGTGCAGGGCTGCCTCCAAG TGCAACCCTGCAGAGTCACTCAAGATGTTTGTGCCACACTGCTGCAATAGCATAAACCAAATCGCTGTCA atgAAGAAGTGTTGAATGAAGAGGAGCTTGACAAGGAGTTACTGTGGAATCTCCAGCTGCTGTCTGAG GTGACTCGAGTGGATGGTGACAAAATCCTTCCCTATCGCTCCCACCTAGTCCAGATTTTGCAGTTGACCCTTCACCTCAAGTGTAAGCAAGGTTATACGCTGGCCTGCAACCTGCTCCACCACATCCTACGTTCTTCTGCCCTCATCTACCCCACGGAGTACTGCAGTGTGCCTGGAGGCTTCCATAAACCAATCAGTGACTACCTGCCCATCAAG GACTGGGGTCGGCCTGGAGATCTGTGGAATTTAGATATCCGGTGGCATGTCCCCAGTGTCGAAGAGACCTCCCttgctttttatttactggACCTAATCCTCCAGCCCGAACTTCGGCGCCTTCAGAGATTTGCACAGGGAGAGCAGGACATGAGCAG agatGATGTACTGCAGAGCCTGACCATTGTCCAGCATTGCCTCTTAGGAGCTGGGAGTTTGATGCCTCCACTGACAGGAGAACCCATTCCTGAACT GGTCCATAGCATGGTGAGTCTAGAGGAAACCTTACTTTACACTGGAATGGACTATG ATGaatccagagaaaactacaggGACGCTATCTGTCGTGTTATGAGACAGCTGCTGC ATTTCATCCTGGAGCACTCTGAAGATGACACAAAGTCTCTGTTCTCTATTATCAAG ATTATCAGTGACCTCTTGCACTTCAAAGGTTCTCACAAACATGAGTTTGACTCCCGCTGGAAGAGCTTCAACCTTGTGAAGAAATCGATGGAAAACAGA CTTCATGGCAGAAAGCAGCACATCAGAGCTCTGCTGATCGATAGAGTCATGCTCCAACATGAA TTGAGAAAGCTGACAGTTGAAGGATGTCAATACAGGAGCATTCACCAGGAGCTAATGAGAGATCTATTGAGGCTTTCCACTAGCACCTATAGTCAA GTGCGCAGCAAAGCTCAAAATGTGTTGTTTACTGCACTGGGGACCTACAATTTCTGTTGCCGAGATCTGATCCCGCATGTCCTAGAGTTTCTCAACCCAGACAACGGCAGCGTTACACAACAGCAGTTCAAA GGTGCCTTGTACTGTCTTTTGGGGAATCACAGTGGGGTGTGCTTGGCCAACCTGCACGACTGGGAGTGCATTACCCTGACATGGCCCGGTATTGTACGCTCCGGCCTCAGCTCAGCTATGTCTCTGGAAAAGCCTTCCATCGTGAGACTCTTTGACGACCTTGCGGACAAAGTCCATCGCCAGTACGAGACCATCGGACTCGACTtttct ATCCCTGATGCGTCCTGTGCTGTGGCCAAACAACTTATGATCACTGGCAATCCCTATCCTAAAGAGCCTGTTCCTTCAGAGAATGACACAGCTGAGGGGCTAAAGAGACAGGAGCTCAAGAACACAGACTCTGTTGC GAAATACAAGCAGCTCATCAGTGATCTTCTGGACTGCCTCAGCAACAGGAACCT GCCTTGGAAGTTCGAACACATTGCAATTGGCTTCctgtcattgctgctgaggGATGACCAACAACTACCAGCACCTGCTGTTACCTTCTTTGTCAAAAGCCTCAACCACGACTCTCTCTATGTGCGCAAG GTGGCGATATCAGCTGTTGCAGGCGTGATGAAACAGATAAAGAGACCACATAAAAAGGTCCCCATCAGCCCCTCTGAGCTTT GTGAGTTGAAGGAGCAAAGCGCTCTTGTAGCAGGCGATCGCCCAGACAACCAGTGGCTCCAGTATGACAGCAGCTGCCTGCCACGCACAGAGCAGGACTGGAACCGCTGCGTGTTTGTGGAAAAGACCCACTGGGGATACTATTGTTGGCCAAG GAAACTGATGATGTATGCACCAGTGGATGAGCAACCCAAACAGAACCTAGCCAGAGAGGAAATGACTGAG TGGGAGCAAATCATCTTTGACCATTTCTCAGACCCAGTCTTCATGAACCAGTTCATTGAATTTCTCTCTCTTGAGGACCGTAAGGGCAAGGACAAGTTTAGCCCTCGCAGGTTCTGCTTGTTCAAG GGATTGTTTCGCAATTTCAGTGATGCATTTCTGCCTGTTCTTCGGCCCCACATGGAGCGTCTAGTGGCCGACTCCCATGAGAGTAAGCAGCGCTGTGTTGCAGAAATCATCTCTGGGCTGATCAGAGGCTGCAAGCACTGGAGCTACTCAAAG GTGGAGATCCTTTGGGAATTGTTGTGTCCACTGCTCCGTACAGCTCTGTCAAACATCACAATAGAAACGTATGCAGACTGGGGCACCTGCATCGCCACAGCTTGT GAGAGCCGAGACCCGCGAAAGCTTCACTGGCTGTTTGAGATGCTGATGGAGTCTCCAGTCAATGGAGAGGGAGGCTCTTTTGTTGATGCCTG TCGTTTGTACGTGCTGCAGGGAGGCCTAGCTCAGCAGGAGTGGCGCGTTTCAGAGCTTCTCCACAGGCTGTTAAAATACTTGGAGCCCAAACTAACACAGGTCTACAAAAATGTACGAGAACGGATTGGAAG CGTTCTCACATACATCTTCATGATTGATGTCAACTTGCCATATACACTGCCAACCAACTCCCCGCACATCTCGGACTTCACCGAGAGAATTCTGGTGCAGCTGAGGCCTCTAACCGAGGGCGATGAGGAGATCCAGAACCATGTGGTTGAAGAGAATGAGGTGGGAGAGCAGGATGAGAGGACGCAGGCCATCAAGTTACTCAAAACAG TGCTGAAGTGGCTGATTGCGAGTGCTGGTCGCTCCTTCTCCACAGCTGTGTCAGAACAGCTACGGTTTCTGCCGTTGTTGTTCAAG ATTGCTCCGGTTGAGAATGACGACAGCTACGATGAGCTGAAGAGGGATGCTAAGACATGCCTCTCTCTGATGTCTCAGGGGCTCCTTTACACAGAGCAGATCCCTATGGTCCTCTGTACCCTGCAGGAG atAGCTGACACTAGCTCCTGGCACGCTCGCTATACAGTGCTCACATACCTCCAGATCATGGTTTTTTACAACCTGTTCACCTTCATGAGTGACGAAAAAGCAGTGAATGATGTGCGAGCACTGGTGATACGACTGCTGGAGGATGAGCAGCTGGAG GTTAGAGAAATGGCTGCCACCACACTCAGTGGTTTCCTTCAGTGCAACTTCCTGTCCATGGATTCCCCCATGCAGTCGCATTTTGAGGCACTCTGCAAGACCCGCTTACctaagaagaggaagagagagctgGGCTCTGTAGTGGACACTATACCCTCTGCTG acCTGGTGCGACGTCATGCTGGTGTTCTTGGATTGAGTGCTTGTATTCTCTCCAGCCCATATGATGTGCCCACCTGGATGCCTCAGCTGCTAATGGACCTGAGCGCACACCTCAATGATACGCAACCAATTGAA ATGACTGTGAAGAAAACGCTGTCAAACTTCAGACGTACTCACCATGACAACTGGCAGCAACATAAGCAGCAGTTCACAGATGACCAGCTGCTTGTCCTCACTGATTTGCTGGTCTCTCCCTGTTACTATGCCTAA
- the psme4a gene encoding proteasome activator complex subunit 4A isoform X1: MKKAQSETLGFDPQKDIVYNKLLPYADRLDGESNDILSKIKGNLGRAVQLREIWPGVLFWTRKLSTYMRLYGRKFSKEDHVLFIKLLYELVTIPKLEISMMQGLARLLINLLKKRELLSREDLELPWRPLYELHDRILFSKTEHLGLNWFPNSPRPRSSSKLIMIKLVQRCSVESVLKNLVKSCRPYFPESATQEMLDEWRPLLCPFDVTMQRAINYFELFLPTTLPPELHHKGFRLWFDEMICLWVSVQNLPSWEVHLVNLFARLANDNIGYIDWDAYIPKIFTRVLRSLNLPVGTSQMIVPRYVTNAYDISHVVLWVSSLLGGPSKQAQAQLSGLFNSITSFFHPSNHGRWLMKLMKLLQRLPASVVRRLHRERYRKPTWLTPIPDSHKLTEEDITDFVESMMQPVLLAMFSKTGSLDAAQALQNLALMRPELVIPPVLEKTYPALETLTEPHQLTATLSCMIGVARSLVSGGQRFPEGPTHMLPLLMRALPGVDPNDFSKCMITFQFIATFVTLVPLVDCSSALHETTNLTEVEREMCSASAEFEDFVLQFMDRCFALIDSSTLEQTREETETEKMTHLESLVELGLSSTFSTILTQCSLDIFKVALEKVFNFATTNIFETRVAGRMVADMCRAASKCNPAESLKMFVPHCCNSINQIAVNEEVLNEEELDKELLWNLQLLSEVTRVDGDKILPYRSHLVQILQLTLHLKCKQGYTLACNLLHHILRSSALIYPTEYCSVPGGFHKPISDYLPIKDWGRPGDLWNLDIRWHVPSVEETSLAFYLLDLILQPELRRLQRFAQGEQDMSRDDVLQSLTIVQHCLLGAGSLMPPLTGEPIPELVHSMVSLEETLLYTGMDYDESRENYRDAICRVMRQLLHFILEHSEDDTKSLFSIIKIISDLLHFKGSHKHEFDSRWKSFNLVKKSMENRLHGRKQHIRALLIDRVMLQHELRKLTVEGCQYRSIHQELMRDLLRLSTSTYSQVRSKAQNVLFTALGTYNFCCRDLIPHVLEFLNPDNGSVTQQQFKGALYCLLGNHSGVCLANLHDWECITLTWPGIVRSGLSSAMSLEKPSIVRLFDDLADKVHRQYETIGLDFSIPDASCAVAKQLMITGNPYPKEPVPSENDTAEGLKRQELKNTDSVAKYKQLISDLLDCLSNRNLPWKFEHIAIGFLSLLLRDDQQLPAPAVTFFVKSLNHDSLYVRKVAISAVAGVMKQIKRPHKKVPISPSELCELKEQSALVAGDRPDNQWLQYDSSCLPRTEQDWNRCVFVEKTHWGYYCWPRKLMMYAPVDEQPKQNLAREEMTEWEQIIFDHFSDPVFMNQFIEFLSLEDRKGKDKFSPRRFCLFKGLFRNFSDAFLPVLRPHMERLVADSHESKQRCVAEIISGLIRGCKHWSYSKVEILWELLCPLLRTALSNITIETYADWGTCIATACESRDPRKLHWLFEMLMESPVNGEGGSFVDACRLYVLQGGLAQQEWRVSELLHRLLKYLEPKLTQVYKNVRERIGSVLTYIFMIDVNLPYTLPTNSPHISDFTERILVQLRPLTEGDEEIQNHVVEENEVGEQDERTQAIKLLKTVLKWLIASAGRSFSTAVSEQLRFLPLLFKIAPVENDDSYDELKRDAKTCLSLMSQGLLYTEQIPMVLCTLQEIADTSSWHARYTVLTYLQIMVFYNLFTFMSDEKAVNDVRALVIRLLEDEQLEVREMAATTLSGFLQCNFLSMDSPMQSHFEALCKTRLPKKRKRELGSVVDTIPSADLVRRHAGVLGLSACILSSPYDVPTWMPQLLMDLSAHLNDTQPIEMTVKKTLSNFRRTHHDNWQQHKQQFTDDQLLVLTDLLVSPCYYA; the protein is encoded by the exons ATGAAAAAGGCGCAGTCCGAGACATTGGGTTTTGATCCGCAAAAAGACATTGTATACAACAAACTGCTGCCGTACGCAGACAGATTAGATGGTGAGTCCAATGACAttttaagtaaaataaaggGAAACTTGGGCCGAGCTGTTCAGCTCAGGGAGATCTGGCCCGGTGTGCTGTTCTGGACCAGGAAACTTTCCAC GTACATGAGGCTATATGGACGCAAGTTCAGCAAAGAAGACCATGTGCTGTTCATCAAGTTGCTCTATGAGCTAGTGACGATCCCCAAACTGGAGATCAGCATGATGCAGGGCCTTGCCCGGCTTCTTATCAATCTACTCAA GAAAAGGGAACTACTGTCAAGGGAGGACCTTGAGTTGCCGTGGAGACCACTGTATGAGCTACATGATAGGATTCTGTTTTCAAAGACGGAGCATCTGGGCCTCAACTGGTTTCCAAA TTCTCCACGGCCTCGTTCATCCTCTAAACTCATTATGATAAAATTGGTTCAGAGGTG ttCTGTGGAAAGTGTGTTGAAAAATCTTGTGAAAAGCTGCAGGCC ATACTTTCCGGAGTCGGCCACTcaggagatgctggatgagTGGAGACCACTGCTCTGTCCCTTTGATGTCACCATGCAAAGAGCAATTAACTACTTTGAGCTTTTTCTCCCCACAACTCTGCCTCCAGAGCTGCACCACAAGGGATTTAG GTTGTGGTTTGATGAGATGATCTGTTTATGGGTGTCTGTGCAAAATCTTCCAAGTTGGGAAGTA CATCTCGTCAATCTGTTTGCCCGCTTGGCTAATGACAACATTGGTTACATTGACTGGGATGCTTATATTCCAAAG ATTTTTACAAGAGTTTTGAGGAGTTTAAATCTTCCTGTGGGAACCAGTCAGATGATAGTACCACGATATGTCACCAATGCCTACGACATCAGCCATGTGGTGCTCTGGGTCTCATCCCTCCTG GGGGGACCCAGCAAACAAGCCCAAGCACAGCTCAGTGGCCTTTTCAACAGTATTACGTCCTTCTTTCACCCATCAAACCATGGCCGCTGGTTG ATGAAGCtcatgaagctgctgcaacGCCTCCCGGCTAGCgtggtgcggcggctgcaccGCGAGCGCTACAGAAAGCCCACGTGGCTTACACCGATACCAGACAGTCACAAGCTCACAGAGGAGGATATCACAGACTTTGTGGAGAGTATGATGCAGCCGGTTCTGTTGGCCATGTTCAGCAAGACAGGCAGTCTAGATGCAGCCCAGGCCCTGCAAAACCTGGCTCTAATGAGGCCTGAGCTGGTGATTCCTCCTGTGCTGGAGAA AACGTACCCTGCTCTGGAGACGCTAACAGAGCCCCACCAGCTGACCGCGACTCTGAGCTGCATGATTGGAGTAGCACGAAGCCTTGTGTCAGGCGGACAGCGGTTTCCCGAGGGGCCCACTCACATGTTGCCGCTGCTCATGAGGGCTCTGCCAGGAGTCGATCCAAATGACTTCAGCAAGTGCATG ATCACATTCCAATTTATTGCAACATTTGTGACTCTTGTGCCTTTGGTGGACTGTTCGTCTGCTCTACATGAAACAACAAACTTGACAGAG GTGGAACGAGAGATGTGCTCGGCCTCAGCTGAGTTTGAAGACTTTGTGCTTCAGTTCATGGACAG ATGCTTTGCCCTGATAGACAGCAGCACTCTAGAACAAACCCgagaggaaacagaaacagagaaaatgaCTCACTTGGAAAGTCTAGTAGAGCTTGGCCTGTCCTCCACCTTTAGCACTATCCTCACGCAGTGTTCCTTAGACATCTTTAAG GTGGCTTTAGAAAAGGTGTTCAACTTTGCAACAACCAACATCTTTGAGACCCGCGTAGCTGGGAGAATGGTAGCTGACATGTGCAGGGCTGCCTCCAAG TGCAACCCTGCAGAGTCACTCAAGATGTTTGTGCCACACTGCTGCAATAGCATAAACCAAATCGCTGTCA atgAAGAAGTGTTGAATGAAGAGGAGCTTGACAAGGAGTTACTGTGGAATCTCCAGCTGCTGTCTGAG GTGACTCGAGTGGATGGTGACAAAATCCTTCCCTATCGCTCCCACCTAGTCCAGATTTTGCAGTTGACCCTTCACCTCAAGTGTAAGCAAGGTTATACGCTGGCCTGCAACCTGCTCCACCACATCCTACGTTCTTCTGCCCTCATCTACCCCACGGAGTACTGCAGTGTGCCTGGAGGCTTCCATAAACCAATCAGTGACTACCTGCCCATCAAG GACTGGGGTCGGCCTGGAGATCTGTGGAATTTAGATATCCGGTGGCATGTCCCCAGTGTCGAAGAGACCTCCCttgctttttatttactggACCTAATCCTCCAGCCCGAACTTCGGCGCCTTCAGAGATTTGCACAGGGAGAGCAGGACATGAGCAG agatGATGTACTGCAGAGCCTGACCATTGTCCAGCATTGCCTCTTAGGAGCTGGGAGTTTGATGCCTCCACTGACAGGAGAACCCATTCCTGAACT GGTCCATAGCATGGTGAGTCTAGAGGAAACCTTACTTTACACTGGAATGGACTATG ATGaatccagagaaaactacaggGACGCTATCTGTCGTGTTATGAGACAGCTGCTGC ATTTCATCCTGGAGCACTCTGAAGATGACACAAAGTCTCTGTTCTCTATTATCAAG ATTATCAGTGACCTCTTGCACTTCAAAGGTTCTCACAAACATGAGTTTGACTCCCGCTGGAAGAGCTTCAACCTTGTGAAGAAATCGATGGAAAACAGA CTTCATGGCAGAAAGCAGCACATCAGAGCTCTGCTGATCGATAGAGTCATGCTCCAACATGAA TTGAGAAAGCTGACAGTTGAAGGATGTCAATACAGGAGCATTCACCAGGAGCTAATGAGAGATCTATTGAGGCTTTCCACTAGCACCTATAGTCAA GTGCGCAGCAAAGCTCAAAATGTGTTGTTTACTGCACTGGGGACCTACAATTTCTGTTGCCGAGATCTGATCCCGCATGTCCTAGAGTTTCTCAACCCAGACAACGGCAGCGTTACACAACAGCAGTTCAAA GGTGCCTTGTACTGTCTTTTGGGGAATCACAGTGGGGTGTGCTTGGCCAACCTGCACGACTGGGAGTGCATTACCCTGACATGGCCCGGTATTGTACGCTCCGGCCTCAGCTCAGCTATGTCTCTGGAAAAGCCTTCCATCGTGAGACTCTTTGACGACCTTGCGGACAAAGTCCATCGCCAGTACGAGACCATCGGACTCGACTtttct ATCCCTGATGCGTCCTGTGCTGTGGCCAAACAACTTATGATCACTGGCAATCCCTATCCTAAAGAGCCTGTTCCTTCAGAGAATGACACAGCTGAGGGGCTAAAGAGACAGGAGCTCAAGAACACAGACTCTGTTGC GAAATACAAGCAGCTCATCAGTGATCTTCTGGACTGCCTCAGCAACAGGAACCT GCCTTGGAAGTTCGAACACATTGCAATTGGCTTCctgtcattgctgctgaggGATGACCAACAACTACCAGCACCTGCTGTTACCTTCTTTGTCAAAAGCCTCAACCACGACTCTCTCTATGTGCGCAAG GTGGCGATATCAGCTGTTGCAGGCGTGATGAAACAGATAAAGAGACCACATAAAAAGGTCCCCATCAGCCCCTCTGAGCTTT GTGAGTTGAAGGAGCAAAGCGCTCTTGTAGCAGGCGATCGCCCAGACAACCAGTGGCTCCAGTATGACAGCAGCTGCCTGCCACGCACAGAGCAGGACTGGAACCGCTGCGTGTTTGTGGAAAAGACCCACTGGGGATACTATTGTTGGCCAAG GAAACTGATGATGTATGCACCAGTGGATGAGCAACCCAAACAGAACCTAGCCAGAGAGGAAATGACTGAG TGGGAGCAAATCATCTTTGACCATTTCTCAGACCCAGTCTTCATGAACCAGTTCATTGAATTTCTCTCTCTTGAGGACCGTAAGGGCAAGGACAAGTTTAGCCCTCGCAGGTTCTGCTTGTTCAAG GGATTGTTTCGCAATTTCAGTGATGCATTTCTGCCTGTTCTTCGGCCCCACATGGAGCGTCTAGTGGCCGACTCCCATGAGAGTAAGCAGCGCTGTGTTGCAGAAATCATCTCTGGGCTGATCAGAGGCTGCAAGCACTGGAGCTACTCAAAG GTGGAGATCCTTTGGGAATTGTTGTGTCCACTGCTCCGTACAGCTCTGTCAAACATCACAATAGAAACGTATGCAGACTGGGGCACCTGCATCGCCACAGCTTGT GAGAGCCGAGACCCGCGAAAGCTTCACTGGCTGTTTGAGATGCTGATGGAGTCTCCAGTCAATGGAGAGGGAGGCTCTTTTGTTGATGCCTG TCGTTTGTACGTGCTGCAGGGAGGCCTAGCTCAGCAGGAGTGGCGCGTTTCAGAGCTTCTCCACAGGCTGTTAAAATACTTGGAGCCCAAACTAACACAGGTCTACAAAAATGTACGAGAACGGATTGGAAG CGTTCTCACATACATCTTCATGATTGATGTCAACTTGCCATATACACTGCCAACCAACTCCCCGCACATCTCGGACTTCACCGAGAGAATTCTGGTGCAGCTGAGGCCTCTAACCGAGGGCGATGAGGAGATCCAGAACCATGTGGTTGAAGAGAATGAGGTGGGAGAGCAGGATGAGAGGACGCAGGCCATCAAGTTACTCAAAACAG TGCTGAAGTGGCTGATTGCGAGTGCTGGTCGCTCCTTCTCCACAGCTGTGTCAGAACAGCTACGGTTTCTGCCGTTGTTGTTCAAG ATTGCTCCGGTTGAGAATGACGACAGCTACGATGAGCTGAAGAGGGATGCTAAGACATGCCTCTCTCTGATGTCTCAGGGGCTCCTTTACACAGAGCAGATCCCTATGGTCCTCTGTACCCTGCAGGAG atAGCTGACACTAGCTCCTGGCACGCTCGCTATACAGTGCTCACATACCTCCAGATCATGGTTTTTTACAACCTGTTCACCTTCATGAGTGACGAAAAAGCAGTGAATGATGTGCGAGCACTGGTGATACGACTGCTGGAGGATGAGCAGCTGGAG GTTAGAGAAATGGCTGCCACCACACTCAGTGGTTTCCTTCAGTGCAACTTCCTGTCCATGGATTCCCCCATGCAGTCGCATTTTGAGGCACTCTGCAAGACCCGCTTACctaagaagaggaagagagagctgGGCTCTGTAGTGGACACTATACCCTCTGCTG acCTGGTGCGACGTCATGCTGGTGTTCTTGGATTGAGTGCTTGTATTCTCTCCAGCCCATATGATGTGCCCACCTGGATGCCTCAGCTGCTAATGGACCTGAGCGCACACCTCAATGATACGCAACCAATTGAA ATGACTGTGAAGAAAACGCTGTCAAACTTCAGACGTACTCACCATGACAACTGGCAGCAACATAAGCAGCAGTTCACAGATGACCAGCTGCTTGTCCTCACTGATTTGCTGGTCTCTCCCTGTTACTATGCCTAA